The Populus trichocarpa isolate Nisqually-1 chromosome 2, P.trichocarpa_v4.1, whole genome shotgun sequence genome has a window encoding:
- the LOC7480666 gene encoding ammonium transporter 2 member 4, whose translation MAELPLNLLPDEASPAWMNKGDNAWQLTAATLVGLQSVPGLVILYGSIVKKKWAVNSAFMALYAFASVLVCWVGWGYQMSFGDKMIPFLGRPDVSLDQKFLLHQAFLGYLPNATMVYFQFVFAAITLILVAGALLGRMNFHAWMLFVPLWLTFSYTITAYSIWCPEGWLAKRGIIDYSGGYVIHLSSGVAGFTAAYWVGPRTIKDRERFPPNNIILMLAGAGLLWMGWSGFNGGDPYTVSTDASLAVLNTHVCTATSLLTWLLLDILFFGKPSVIGATQGMITGLVCITPAAGVVQGWAAILMGIMSGSIPWYTMMVLHKKLWLLKQVDDTMAVFHTHAVAGSLGGILTGFFAHPKLNRIFYLVPDWQHYIGLAYGLQMGRASAGFKQMGIQLLGILFVVSLNVFVTSIICLLIRFVVPLRLSDEELQTGDDAIHGEEAYALWGDGEKYESRHNSVYGVEEFAQDLPKGGQVEMA comes from the exons ATGGCAGAACTTCCACTCAACCTATTGCCCGATGAAGCAAGTCCAGCATGGATGAACAAAGGAGACAACGCGTGGCAACTCACGGCGGCAACTCTTGTGGGTCTTCAAAGTGTACCAGGCCTTGTGATCCTTTATGGCAGTATCGTGAAAAAGAAATGGGCTGTGAACTCGGCATTCATGGCCTTATACGCCTTCGCGTCTGTGCTCGTGTGCTGGGTGGGCTGGGGCTACCAAATGTCATTCGGAGACAAAATGATTCCTTTCCTTGGCAGGCCTGATGTTTCCTTGGACCAAAAGTTTCTTTTGCACCAAGCCTTTCTTGGGTACTTGCCTAATGCGACCATGGTTTATTTCCAGTTTGTGTTTGCTGCGATCACCTTGATTTTGGTTGCTGGGGCGTTGCTGGGAAGGATGAATTTTCATGCATGGATGCTGTTTGTACCACTGTGGCTTACCTTCTCTTACACTATCACTGCTTATAGTATATGGTGCCCCGAAGGTTGGTTAGCTAAGCGAGGGATCATTGATTACTCTGGAGGATATGTCATTCACCTTTCATCCGGCGTTGCTGGTTTTACTGCAGCTTATTGG GTGGGACCAAGGACAATCAAGGACAGAGAAAGGTTCCCACCAAACAACATTATACTGATGTTGGCAGGTGCTGGGCTGCTTTGGATGGGATGGAGTGGTTTCAACGGCGGTGATCCTTACACTGTCAGTACAGACGCATCTCTGGCCGTTCTTAACACTCATGTCTGCACCGCCACCAGTTTGTTGACCTGGCTCCTTCTTGACATCCTTTTCTTCGGAAAGCCCTCTGTCATTGGAGCCACACAAGGCATGATCACTGGTCTAGTTTGCATCACCCCTGCTGCAG GAGTTGTGCAAGGTTGGGCTGCAATCCTAATGGGCATAATGTCTGGTAGCATCCCGTGGTACACTATGATGGTCCTGCACAAGAAATTGTGGCTCCTGAAACAAGTCGATGACACCATGGCAGTTTTCCACACCCATGCTGTTGCAGGGAGCTTGGGAGGCATCCTGACTGGCTTCTTTGCGCATCCTAAGCTCAACCGCATCTTTTACTTGGTGCCTGACTGGCAGCACTACATAGGACTTGCCTATGGCCTGCAAATGGGCAGGGCCTCTGCAGGATTCAAGCAAATGGGCATTCAGTTGCTAGGAATTCTCTTTGTGGTTTCTCTTAACGTTTTTGTCACTAGTATTATATGCTTGTTGATTAGGTTTGTAGTTCCATTGAGATTGTCTGATGAGGAATTGCAAACCGGTGATGATGCCATTCATGGAGAAGAGGCCTATGCATTGTGGGGTGATGGGGAGAAGTACGAGTCCAGGCATAATTCAGTTTATGGTGTTGAAGAGTTCGCTCAAGATTTACCAAAAGGTGGTCAAGTGGAGATGGCTTGA